From a region of the Phragmites australis chromosome 21, lpPhrAust1.1, whole genome shotgun sequence genome:
- the LOC133903638 gene encoding transcription factor UNE10-like encodes MNQCVPSWDLDDPAVAAGAGGLNPVSVAGGAHRGAVSGAGGAFAPAVVPMSDQYYELAELTWEKGNISSHGLFNRPVAKFPPAASSQLHAIGGGAGGGDRETLEAVVGEAAARLHFAQPGPAAPWLGVGVVGGGAVARTQADALVPCARDEAAEGEAARRKRARVVGEDGLVCASQGSAAPGRRGESALLTLDAYGTGADDVCGFTTTTNNSTSLEREDNGSPDTENTSIGGGVSDSLCFSHRSQRDGLCDKGENMAINGEAGMRSSISTKRNRAAAIHNESERKRRDRINQKMKTLQKLVPNSNKTDKASMLDEVIDYLKQLQAQVQVMSRVSSMMMPMAMPQLQMSVMAQMAQMAQMAQMAQGMMNMGSLAQSGYAGLTPPMMHPPNFVPMTWDAAAAGAGACQAQQNGQLPGMEAYNRMVALYQKMNQQQQSQPSNANQ; translated from the exons ATGAACCAGTGCGTGCCGAGCTGGGATCTGGACGACCCGGCGGTGGCAGCTGGCGCGGGAGGGCTTAATCCGGTGTCGGTGGCAGGCGGCGCGCACCGGGGGGCGGTGTCTGGAGCCGGCGGAGCGTTCGCGCCCGCCGTCGTGCCCATGTCGGACCAGTACTACGAGTTGGCGGAGCTGACGTGGGAGAAGGGCAACATCTCGTCGCACGGCCTTTTCAACCGGCCGGTGGCCAAGTTCCCGCCCGCCGCGTCATCGCAGCTGCATGCCATAGGAGGTGGTGCCGGCGGCGGGGACCGCGAGACGCTCGAGGCGGTGGTCGGCGAGGCGGCCGCGCGGTTGCACTTCGCGCAGCCAGGGCCCGCCGCGCCGTGGCTCGGAGTGGGGGTGGTGGGAGGCGGCGCCGTGGCGCGCACGCAAGCGGACGCGCTCGTGCCGTGCGCGAGGGACGAGGCGGCGGAAGGGGAGGCAGCGCGGAGGAAGCGGGCGCGGGTGGTCGGCGAGGACGGGTTGGTGTGCGCCAGCCAGGGGAGCGCCGCGCCCGGCCGCCGCGGTGAGAGCGCGCTGCTCACGCTGGACGCCTACGGCACCGGGGCCGATGACGTGTGCGGGTTCACGACGACGACCAACAACTCGACGTCGCTGGAGCGGGAGGACAACGGCTCCCCGGACACGGAGAACACCAGCATCGGCGGAGGGGTCAGTGACTCGCTCTGCTTCAGTCACCGGTCACAG AGAGACGGCTTGTGCGACAAGGGGGAGAACATGGCGATCAACGGGGAAGCGGGAATGAGGTCGTCCATTTCCACCAAGAGGAACCGGGCTGCCGCTATCCACAACGAATCTGAGCGG AAACGAAGGGATAGGATCAACCAGAAGATGAAGACCTTGCAAAAGCTCGTCCCAAACTCAAACAAG ACTGACAAAGCGTCGATGCTGGACGAGGTGATCGACTACCTGAAGCAGCTGCAGGCGCAGGTGCAGGTGATGAGCCGGGTGAGCAGCATGATGATGCCCATGGCCATGCCGCAGCTGCAGATGTCCGTCATGGCGCAGATGGCGCAGATGGCCCAGATGGCGCAGATGGCGCAGGGCATGATGAACATGGGCTCCCTCGCGCAGTCCGGCTACGCCGGCCTCACGCCGCCCATGATGCACCCGCCCAACTTCGTCCCCATGACCTGGGACGCCGCCGCGGCAGGCGCCGGGGCGTGCCAAGCGCAGCAGAACGGCCAG CTACCGGGCATGGAGGCGTACAACAGGATGGTGGCGCTGTACCAGAAGATgaaccagcagcagcagagccaGCCAAGCAACGCCAACCAGTGA